The Limnochordia bacterium genome includes a region encoding these proteins:
- a CDS encoding PocR ligand-binding domain-containing protein, with protein sequence MVSKTYLNEIIDGKFLERLLRSFSLATGLGAEIIDHEGVPIVQKPSTNDCHFCQLVRATEEGNQRCLTAFRKGGYQANMLGEPYIFRCHAGLIEWVAPITIDDIHVASITCGQVVMWNLDDIAYEELISRTKDLPIERSELMEAAKNLRVVSGPNVQAAADLLFAVANQIMQSSAITLKQRREIHHHQARLSEVIHEQKQMEETLQKLQGRAQQNIYPFEKEKELLGAVRFGDRVRAREILNEILGNILFVNAGNPEVVKARILELLIMLSRAAVEAGASLQTLLTLNCHHLQQIQEIEPIEELCTWIVRVLDQFLDVIYETRNVTTAKSLQNAIEYINENHAEDLSLEVVAQAVELSPYYLSHLFSDELGITFLNYLTRVRMEKAKSLLLNTNMTVQEIAYEVGYNDPSYFTKVFKKLEGRTPTQYRS encoded by the coding sequence TTGGTTTCCAAGACATACCTTAACGAGATCATTGATGGCAAGTTTCTCGAAAGATTGCTCAGGTCCTTTAGCCTTGCTACTGGTTTGGGTGCAGAGATCATTGATCACGAAGGCGTCCCTATCGTCCAAAAACCTAGTACTAACGATTGTCATTTCTGCCAGTTAGTACGCGCCACAGAAGAGGGAAACCAGCGTTGCCTTACCGCCTTCCGAAAAGGCGGCTACCAGGCGAATATGCTCGGTGAACCATACATTTTTCGTTGTCATGCTGGACTAATTGAATGGGTTGCTCCAATCACCATCGACGATATCCACGTAGCCTCCATTACCTGTGGGCAAGTAGTCATGTGGAATCTAGATGATATCGCATATGAGGAGTTGATCAGCCGTACCAAAGATCTGCCTATAGAACGCTCCGAGTTAATGGAAGCCGCTAAGAACCTTCGGGTCGTCTCTGGCCCCAATGTACAAGCCGCAGCGGATCTTCTTTTTGCCGTGGCCAACCAAATTATGCAAAGCAGTGCCATCACTCTAAAACAACGGCGCGAAATACATCACCATCAAGCTCGCCTATCAGAGGTCATCCATGAACAAAAGCAAATGGAAGAAACCCTACAAAAGCTGCAAGGTAGAGCACAGCAGAATATTTATCCCTTCGAAAAGGAAAAAGAGTTGCTTGGTGCGGTACGGTTCGGAGATCGAGTGCGAGCAAGGGAAATACTTAATGAGATCTTAGGAAACATCCTCTTCGTAAATGCTGGTAACCCCGAAGTTGTCAAAGCAAGGATTTTAGAGCTGCTGATAATGCTATCAAGGGCCGCCGTTGAGGCCGGTGCTAGCTTGCAGACCCTACTCACGTTAAACTGCCATCATCTACAGCAAATACAAGAGATTGAACCCATTGAGGAACTATGTACGTGGATCGTTCGGGTTCTTGATCAGTTCCTGGACGTAATCTATGAGACAAGGAATGTAACGACAGCAAAATCCCTGCAAAACGCAATTGAGTACATTAACGAAAACCATGCCGAGGACCTGTCTTTGGAAGTCGTAGCTCAAGCTGTGGAACTTAGCCCATACTATCTAAGCCATCTATTTAGCGATGAATTGGGAATCACCTTCTTGAACTACCTCACTAGGGTACGAATGGAAAAGGCAAAATCGTTACTTTTGAACACAAATATGACCGTTCAGGAAATCGCCTACGAAGTTGGATACAATGACCCAAGTTATTTCACGAAGGTATTTAAGAAACTAGAAGGAAGGACTCCTACCCAATACAGGAGTTAA